The nucleotide window tatttttttaatattgaaacatGATATATTAAGTTGCCCTACATCAATCTTGATTAATctataaaattcatgatttgagTCATGTGACcgtgataactttataaaaaataaatcaaaacaaatcataaactttaattctcaatcaattcaatattgaatagtgaaaaaaatagataaattaaaataaaaaataaaaataaacaactcAAGTCAACTCGAGTAAATCTGTCAAACTTATGATATAGATCATAAGAACATGATaatctatagaaagcaaataaaaaaattatgaatgtcaattctcaaccaatctaatgttgaagaatgaaattgaaaaaaaatcaataaaaaaaatataaaaaataactcgagtcaaccctaattaacttttcaaacaaaCAACACATGTCCATGATATTAGGATTAccccatagaaagaaaattaaaaaaattatgaagctcaatcaTCAACCAACTcgatgttgaatgataaaattcaaaagaaaatcaattaaaaaaaacaaatagcaattaaaagaatgagatcaTATTTAACACAAAACAAACTAATAGGtcattttgctatttttgaaaAGGGTTAGACGCAGAAATCAAAGagataagagagaaaagagatgggagaaaaaaaaaaggtctacaCTAGAGTCTTACTATCCCCATATGTCGCCTCATGAGGAAGCCACTGCTTAGACAATTTCAAAGATTTCAAGGAAAGCCATCAGTGAATCTTGAAGGAAGCGACACAAGCCACCATATCATGGTAGTATCTTGTACGTGCTAGCACGTGTGTTAGAGACGACCAACCCTCTACTTGAATTCCTaggttaaatatttattttaatttcaaatttgatctctaaATATTACAATtgtttcaaatcaataaaattgtattatatTTTACCAAACTGAACAATAATCAAGCTTCAAACTTTTTCCCTAACATTGTAAAAAACCAGCACCAATCTATTTGAAATAAACCGTCATGTCTAATTCCACATCAATTCAATGTgaaatgatcaaataaaaaaaaaagtaaattactAATACAATCCATAGTGATTTGTGTTTGGTGCTATATTGTAAAGGTGTTATAATAAAAcctcaaaattttttattttcttgaacttCAAACTTAAAACTAAATGTCTCCTCGCAGAAACTTGTGAAAAGAAGGTAGATTTTCCTAAATCCAAGTTTAACATTTTGATAAGAGAACAATGAATGTTAGTGATATAGTATTACCCATGTTATTACTCGAtcacacaaaggaaaaaaaataattgcattgAATGCATATCACCTTTCTGTTTCTTAAAAGACTCTCTTTCAATGAGGACAACCACTTGACCACATTTTTAAATGAGGAGAAACAACTTGGCCATAAGAATCTCAACAGTTATGCTTATGATAGCCTATCTCAAggtaaaggtaaaaaaaatctctcattaaagCTAACAACATTTTAAGTCTTTACATATTTAATACATAAAGACTTAGGGGTACTAATGgatcaacatatttttaaaatttatttttcaatctaagtccatatataaaagaatcaaatgcAAGGTGATAACATAATAATAGGAGGGTAGGGGCTTACATCCATACCCAATATCCTTAGGCTTGGCAGAATATCGGGCTAGATGACATGGTTCTGGCTTGCTTTCAAATCCAATATTCTTGAGTTTAGCAACGTCTTGAGCATAGGCAAACATGGGTCTGGCAAGGTGCGAGACCCAATATCCTTAGATTCAGTCATATGCTAAGCCTAAATGAACAATAGTCTGGCAAATTACTAGGCCCAATGTCCTTGGGTTCAGTTACGCGCTGAGCCCAAGTACATATGGGTCTGACGAGCTATTAGATCCAACATCATTTGATTCACATATGTACTTATCAAGTACACAGGTCTGCCGAGCTGCCACACCTAATGTCCTTGGTTCCACCTACGCACTGAGCCTAAACAAACATGGGTTTAATGATCTGTTATACCCAAAATTATTGGGTTCAGTTACGTGTTTAGCCTAAGTATACATGGGTCTTGCAAGCTTCCAAACCAAATGTCCTTGGGTTCAGATATGGGCTGAACCTAAGTACACACAGGTCTGACGAGCTACCAGACCCAATGTCCTTGGGTTCAACTACGCGCTGAGTCTAAACATATATGGGTTGATGAACTATTAGATTCAATATTATTGGGTTTAGCTACGCGTTGAACCTAAGTACATAGAGGTTTAGTGAGCTGTCAGACCCAACGTCCTTGAGTTCAGCTACGTGATGAGCCTAAGTACACAAGGGTATGACAAGCTGCTATACCCAACATCTTTGGGTTCAGCTACGCACTGAATCCAATTACACGTGGATATGACGAGCTATCAGACCCAATATCACTAGGTTTAGCTATGTGCTGAGCCCGACAAACATGGATCTGGCAAACTACTAGACTCACTGCCCGTGGGCTTAACATCGTGCCAGGTTCAAGTGGGTATGCGTCCAATGATTATTATAGGCCCCATATTAGACCATAAGGCTTCGTTTGTTTATTCTTATGACTCCTTAACATAAAATGTTAATGTCAATAATACCCATCTCTCTACACCTTTAAGTGTATAAAAGTCTTCCAAAGGTCTACCATATTTccattaacattaatattatataaaagatatttgtCACTCATTAATGCTATTAGAAGGAAACAACTTTGTAGCCCCTTAACTCCAGCAAAAATGACAAGGTTGGGggactataaataaataaattgttcataatttttattatctaagCATTCATACTTTAATTCTCAAATTAAGCATTTATCAtgtaaaaataagaacaaactcttttgttcttagaatttaaaTATCATTCTCTCATTTATTACAATCTTATACTAAAAATTAGTGATTTTATCACTTAAAGGTCCCTAAATCCCACcaaaatagattattttataGGTGTTAGGCCTTCTACCACCAACTATCTACTTTGTAAGCTCTAAAAAAGAGAATATTGACGTGAACATATAATTACGCACTATCCAAATACTCAAAAAACCTCATAGCATATTgaattttagaatatatatatataacatgcaAAATCACAGGcttcatatttcttttgttaaGAAAACAAATCGAGGCAGGGAtggaattcaattaaaaaaaaagatactaaAATATAATGTTGTTTCTTAGCTATACCAGCTTAAATTATAGAAGCAATAACTATCAATCCAATTGTTGTAGAGAATGTCGATATGTAAGCCCTTTCCAAAGGTCGAGGACAGGACTACTCAACCAGATTTCTCAAAGGAAAAAACCGTCCACAGACTTGATTCATAGTCCAAACTTGCCTTAGTCTTTTGTTTTAGAATTAACAGGACtaaaaaaatggatttaatCTCTATACGTGTTTAAGTTAATCTAAAGATATCActtgctaaaaaaaatgaaaagtaaagATGACTGAAAGTATTTGAACATTACTATGTTGTTTCCTAGCACTGAAAGCTTTACTTTTGGAGCAAGTAATTTCATATATTCTTCCATAGTTATCCATGtctttaagaataattaaaaaaataatgatgatgataaaagaTACACAATTCTGAGATTTGTAAAATCTTCGCAATTGTCGTATGAAATGAAATGGACGGATATTACAAGGCTTATTTGGCAATGTCACGAAGCCGGCATAAAAGTCAAGAATTGCTCATCTTTCACTGGCGTCTTTGGCAAGGTGAATAAGGGAAAAGACCTTGactatataatataaatcattaaCCTGTATGTTCTCAACTTTGAGGAAACCAAGTTTTATATTTGTAGAATTCAAAAAAATGGCGGAAGCtacagtaatttttttcctacaGAGACTGGAGTCTCTATTACTTCGAGAGATTGAAACCTTCACCGGACTCGAAGATCAAATGAAAATGGTAAAGAGAACAATCAAGGAGATTGGATGCTTCTATGGAGATAGAGGCAATACTGAAGGCGATGCTGCTTTTTCTAGGTGGGAAACTGAActtaagaatttatttgatgACTTGGATGATCATGTTGATGAGTTTGTTATTCAGATGGATCAGCAACAAGGGTCTGATAGGTTGGGATTGATAGATTGCTTCGGAACTAAATTGCAGAAGATAGAATCTCGACTTGCTGAAACCACTCACAAAATGAAAGAACTCAAGAATTCAAGCACCACTGCAGGTGGCATGGGAGAAAAAAGTGATATCAAGGAACAATCTCACGGAGAGGAAGAAGTTCAGAAAGAAGTTGATTCGATTGCCAGTGAAGCAGAGAAGGAAGAGAATGAAGGTAACAGAGAACAATCTGATGGAGACAAAGAAGGTCAGACATGGGTTGAGTCTTCTTCTGTTCCATTCAGATTAAAATACAATAGCTTACCTTATTACCTTAGATCTTGTCTGACGTATTGTTGCATCTTCCCTGAGAATTACGGGATAGCTAAGGGGAGATTGATCCGATTGTTGGTAGCCGAAGGTCTGATACAAGAAAAAGCTGGTCAAATAGTGGAGGATGTAGCAGAGGAAAATATAAATGATCTTGTGAGCCAGGGAATGCTTCTAGTAAATGATGACCTCCGAGATAATGGAACTAAAGTCACTGTTTTCTCTCCTTATCGTGTGTTCCTTCGCAATAGCTACATAACAGCTCATCCTGATTCAGACTTTTCCATTCCACGTAAAGCACGCCGTATTTTAACTCCAGATTTGACGAAAGTTGCACAGAGTTTAAACAATATCCAACCCCGGTCTTTATTCTTGTTCGGGAAGCAAGAACTTTCTGGCGAGAACTGGCTGAATTTCGTAGGGGCAAAATTCTTACGGGTGCTAGATCTAGAAGATGCCAAGATCAGGAGATTACCAGATGAAGTGGGAGACATGATTCACCTGGCATACCTTGGATTGAAGAACAATGACATAAATGAGCTTCCAGATAGACTTGGTAATTTGCGAGCACTCCAGAGTTTGGATATTAGATGGTGTGGAGACTTGACAGAACTATCAACCGAGATCCTAAAGCTTGTAAGACTGAGGCACCTCAAAATGTTCAAGAGCAGAAATGTTAGCGGAATGAAGCTACCAGGGGGAATAGGTACACTTGGAAGCCTCCTGACCCTTACTGGTGTCCATGCCGGTGGCGAAATTGCAGGAGAACTAAGGAAGCTGACACAGCTAAGAAGGCTGGGAGTGATGGATGTTGCGGAAGAGAATGCAAACGAGCTATATGCTTCTATAATGGTGAtgcagggtcttctttccctaTCTCTAGAAGCAAAGCACACTTTTGACCAAGGTCACCTTGTCCTCCGGGATTCGTTCTCACCACCGTCTATTCTTAGGAAACTCCGCCTTGAAGGTCTTCTAGAAAAAACACCAAACTGGCTTGGTTCAATGGGAAGTCTTACAAAGCTAAGGCTAggtttttctcatttatctGAGAATCCAACATTAGTTCTTCAGGTCCTACCTAATTTGGAAAAACTAACCTTGTGGCATGCTTATGATGGAAGGCAGTTAGGAAAAGATTTCTGTAAGGCTGGTGGATTTCCCAAGCTTGAGGTTCTCATCATTGCCTCTCGTGTTCTTGAGGAATGGACAGAGCTCGAGGAGGGAGCTCTTCCAAGATTAAAGTATCTTCACTTCCATAGCTGCTTGAATCTGAGGATGCTCCCTGAAGGTTTGCAATTTGTCACTACAGTGGAGGAACTGGTTTTGCTGCCTTTGCTTGATGAGCATGAAGAAAGATTGAAACCTGATGGTGGGTTAGAAAATTACAAGATTAGGAACATTCCAAAGATAACATTCATCCCTGCATCTGTGGTGGCTTCTAGGTTCAATGAAAGGTTCAGCACTCCCCCAACCCCAGCAACTGATAAAGAATGAACTCATCTAGCATAGTGACATGTTTCTGTTATTTCAGCATGCAGTTTTATGCAGGTGGTTCTAATTTACATATTTACCAACAGTGTTATTTAAGAATAAAGTCATGTGTGGCCACTATTTCAATAACCtccctttaatttattgatgAGTTAATGTCGTCTGGATAATAGTGTTGGGTTTCTCGAAACACATATACACAATAGaaatagtaaatttaaaatttttttaagtgtcCTAAAGGTCCTGTTAGACATATCTATAATTGTTTAGAGTTTATACAAAGATTACTTAAAAATCAGATATTATTTTCAACTGAGTTATCGTAAACCACAAGTCATTCAAGTGTCCAGTCTCTAATGGTAATTCACACGAATCACCagtaaaaaatttcttaaacctTTTTAGATGAGATGAATTGTTATACCTTTAagtgataactttttttttttgttttaaatctttatGTATTGTACTctattcatagaaaataaaaagcaaaactttttatttgtaGATATACATacctaaaaaccctataaatgacAAAGTATGTACGGGACTTCATTCCTTGATTAAACTACTTCTTTCTATTCATCCTCATTAGAATTTTCAGctatattatcattttgaagGGAAAATGCTCGTCTAAACTCTAATAGACCttttaaccttatttttttagaactaGAAGCATTATGTCTATTAATCATTTTAGTACTCAATTTATCCATCTTTCTCATTAAACCCTCCATTATTACCTCTAACATATCTTGTCTTCGATTATATAACACTTTTTGATGACATTGTGAATTCCTGCAATAAAGGTTAGTACCAAGAAAAAACTTTCTCGCACACTCCCTCGAGTGTTTACACTCAATTAAATGTCACCTTACTCGTGTTTCACACAATTTGATAGAGCTTTTTCACTCTAATTATCTTACAATATCCTTTACTCCATTATTCCTTTACTTAAGTTCTTAAAGGTAATTTAGGaacttatcaaataataaatcaaaataaagtaatgattttatattaataaagacTCGAGAATCAAGAAATATGCaaaactaatcaaaataaaacttaagaaCAAATTTATGTATAACAATGTGAATTCATGCGAAATATAATGACGAAAAGAATACACGAAATAAAAGGaatgaaatttatattaaagattaaaaaaaaactaactaattcAAGAagtcaaaattcaatttcaagaatcttaaaaaaacaattaaaataaagtaaGAAAGATATATACTATccaaatttaaatgaaacaaggaaagataattcaagaaaaacaagaatttaCTTTGCGAATACCATAATTTGGTATGTACCTATTTGATATAGAAAACACCCAAGAAACTTTCAGCTAACCCTAAAATCTAAAGGTTTTTATTCGATTATGCCCTAACTtgtcaatttaataaattattgcaATTTTCCCTTcaactttttctctttctcttatcCACACAATTCAGCAAAAACAagaccttttttttgtttactttaggCTGAAATCAAGAAAGATAGAAGATGAAGAATAAGAACACATTTTTGCTTTGATGTGTtcggcaaaattaaaaaaaaaattaagcataatgatttttttatatagggcTTGacataaactttgaaataattaGACAATAAtagacttttttaaaataaaaaataagacccTAACCGAAACtaggaagaaagaaaatcaagaaacaacataaattaaagattaaaaagatataacttGATAATAGCACAAACTCTGATACCAATCAATATAAACACCTCTCAAGATAGactaaaatcataattaaatacCAACAAGAATCTGTCTTGGAGAACCAAAGTTATACGCGATCACCCCCACGATATAACTATAAAAGACATGAATGAATAGTATGAAATCACAAAAAagttaatcaatcatttgaagaGTTTATAAGTTCAATTAATAACTTAATGTGGGAATCactaaactataaaatataacaacaatgtctatttctttattaaaaaaaatagtttaacttCAAAAAGTCTCTACAAAAGAGTATTTATATTAGAAAGAATTCTAAGTCTAATAGGATATCCTTAATGGAtatggataataataataataataataataataatctaaataacctaaatttaaataaatgccctaatatatttaaaaagcataataataactaaagtataaataaaataatagtccaactaatttaaataaaaccaaagtCATTTTCGTTATCTGTTGGCATAATTGAAACCCAACTTCAAATGCATGGTTCTCTTTCGTATTAATAAATTAGAAGTCATGTCATATATCAATGGAAAGCTATAGATGTTTACTTTAAAATTCAACTAGAATCGCATTAAAACTTCATATGGATCTCTAGTTATGACCAAAATAGATTTGAATAttctttatttcaatttttttataatgtttgaaTGCCCACCAACTAAACCTTCTTGAACatgaattgaattaatcaaggcttgttttttattatttaatatcttaTTGAAGTCCACTTTAGCACATGTGTTTTAAAGAAATCTATTGaaaacctttttaaatcttttaactcTAAGTCTTATCATTGGACCAACAAGAACCTTTAACAGATCTCTTGTTGTTACTTTGATCATATTATTGCTCGTTGTGTGTTGCAATCACAAGTTAGTTTGTTTGTTGTATTCTCTTAAATAACCATGGCTGGAAGAGGTCGTAGAGTAGAACATGTTTAGGTAAGAAGGGATGAGAAGGTTTCCCATCGTAGAGAAACATTCATGATCGGAGAGAAACATTCATGATCTTGTGATAGAAGAGATGTAGAGATAGATTACATGATTGAAAAGAGATGTTTATGGGTCGGTGATAGAAAATATATGAAGATAAATCGTAAAATTTATTTGTCCATTAGTGGAGGTGGGGAGCtcatgaaattataagaaaaatgattACAGATTCATAACTAGTTTTGAAAACTTATTTCAGAAACTGAGCAaagatggtaatttttttttattaggataaGTATTGTACAGATTTTAGTTATACTATTTATGATGAGATGGATATAGATTGATATTCtccatcaatttattatttttattttgatgatgatgatatcataaaaaacaaaggtcattaatagtaataataatgtcATTAATGATGTCCTTCTTGATAAGTAAGAGGTTGAgtgcaaaaaacaaaacttgaaacgtgctctacaaaataaaattaattatttaaattatattgattttttttgttgtaagtTTATTGTTATCACACATAGATGCATTCAAAAGTTATATGGATACAAGAAATACTTGTAAAGCAAGTTTAAAGcttgaaatttattattctagaaaccaatgaaagaaataatttgttaattgttatttcttatataaattttaagatggagaaattgaaattgatatctaaaataattatacaaagaaagcaaagaaagaaaagggaccGGAGAGTTTTGATTGGATATTCATAAGATCAATGCAagattaatttgaattcaatatcAAGTTCTTTTTAATCCGGAAAGATTAATGCatgatattgtttttctaatacataattttatattattgaaattaatttttttcccggCAAACTATCATCCTTCACTCCCAGGATTCAATGCGGGAAGCCGATCACCAAAAGCCCCGCGCCTTGCGTTCGAAGTGAGCTCCATAACCACCTTACCATCCCTTCTTCTATCCTCAGCCTCCACTCAACTACCCCGGCATTCACCTCGACACACCCGTCTTTCCTTAAACTCTTCCGTAATCTCCCCCATGTTTGGGAATCCTAAAGTTCAGGAATCAAACAAACCGACAAGAAGCCCCGAGTACCGATCGTTAACGTTAGCAGTTAATGCATTTCCATCGTAAATAAAAAACCCTGGAGCCTTTCGACACCAAAATACTCTCTTCCTACATCAATCACTAATGGGTCAAACGAGCTACGGAACTCGCTCCGAACTTGAAAATGGAACGGGTCTGGGGCGTATTTTCAGAGGCAAAGTAGTGGAAACGTTCAAGTGTTAGTGATTTGAGGAGAAAGGAAATGCTGTGAATGGTTCCAGGAGCATCTAAAAACTACAATCTTAAAGATGTGTTTTATCTCAtatattaagaagaagaaaaggaggaataAATCTCTTTGACCATCTAACATAGCTCTTAGGGTTGGTAATACCATGAACTACCAAATAAACAAACCTTGAAGCTCTTTAGCATCGCAATGACAAAGTTGCAAACAAATCTTAGCTTACCAGTTACAGTGAGCGCGCCACCAGCTCAAAGGAAATGTGTTACCACGTatgctaacaaaataaatacaagtccCTTTACATACCATGATAATAATTACTACATTCAAGAAGAATGCTGAGCCACCCTTACTCCATCACTATCACCATCACTATCAGTTGTGAGTTATGATCAATTCAAGCTTACTGCATCATTGGTATATTACTACGGGCATGCCCAGGTCGGTCCAAAATCTAAATGCTTTTGCTTGCCCGGTACATAAAAATTACTGTGTTAACCAAAATAAATGAAGGTTTTCTGCACA belongs to Populus nigra chromosome 18, ddPopNigr1.1, whole genome shotgun sequence and includes:
- the LOC133677863 gene encoding putative disease resistance protein At1g58400, whose amino-acid sequence is MFSTLRKPSFIFVEFKKMAEATVIFFLQRLESLLLREIETFTGLEDQMKMVKRTIKEIGCFYGDRGNTEGDAAFSRWETELKNLFDDLDDHVDEFVIQMDQQQGSDRLGLIDCFGTKLQKIESRLAETTHKMKELKNSSTTAGGMGEKSDIKEQSHGEEEVQKEVDSIASEAEKEENEGNREQSDGDKEGQTWVESSSVPFRLKYNSLPYYLRSCLTYCCIFPENYGIAKGRLIRLLVAEGLIQEKAGQIVEDVAEENINDLVSQGMLLVNDDLRDNGTKVTVFSPYRVFLRNSYITAHPDSDFSIPRKARRILTPDLTKVAQSLNNIQPRSLFLFGKQELSGENWLNFVGAKFLRVLDLEDAKIRRLPDEVGDMIHLAYLGLKNNDINELPDRLGNLRALQSLDIRWCGDLTELSTEILKLVRLRHLKMFKSRNVSGMKLPGGIGTLGSLLTLTGVHAGGEIAGELRKLTQLRRLGVMDVAEENANELYASIMVMQGLLSLSLEAKHTFDQGHLVLRDSFSPPSILRKLRLEGLLEKTPNWLGSMGSLTKLRLGFSHLSENPTLVLQVLPNLEKLTLWHAYDGRQLGKDFCKAGGFPKLEVLIIASRVLEEWTELEEGALPRLKYLHFHSCLNLRMLPEGLQFVTTVEELVLLPLLDEHEERLKPDGGLENYKIRNIPKITFIPASVVASRFNERFSTPPTPATDKE